The segment CACTTTCTGAAAACAGAAAATTTTAACTAATTAATAATTTAACGGAGCTACATAATGAGTAGAGTTGAAGAAATCAAAAATCTCGTAGAAGAAACCACAGTAGAAATGGAAAAATTCTACGACAAGGGCAACAAAGCAGCGGGTACACGTGCGCGTAAGGGCCTTCAGGAATTAAAAAAATTAGCTCAGGAGATCCGTCTTGAGATTCAGGACATCAAAAACAAAGACTGATTTTTTACAGCTCTAAGTTTTTACAAAAGCCGCTTACACAAGCGGCTTTTTTTATATCCGAACAT is part of the Gracilimonas sediminicola genome and harbors:
- a CDS encoding histone H1 — protein: MSRVEEIKNLVEETTVEMEKFYDKGNKAAGTRARKGLQELKKLAQEIRLEIQDIKNKD